The Saccharomyces paradoxus chromosome XV, complete sequence DNA window ATTATCAGCGAAGCAAGAAGACTTTATTACAGCTCGTCTTTGATGAGCAAAGTACAGCCCGTATCACAACAGTACAAGCGCTATTTTGCTTAGCCTTTTACGAATTGGGGAAGGGCAATAATCAATTGGGGTGGTATTTCTCCGGTCTAGCTATCAGGGTCGGCTACGACATGGGGTTTCAATTGGACCCTAAAGTATGGTACGTTGATGATAACAATCTACAGTTAACCCAAAGTGAGTTGGAAATAAGATCAAGGATTTACTGGGGTTGCTACATAGCGGAtcattttatttgtttAATGTTGGGCAGAACGTCCACATTAAGCGTCAGTAACTCAACAATGCCAGAATCAGATGAACTACCAGAAGTCAATGGCACGGAAGAGTTTAGGTTTATTGGAAGACATGTTTTACAGATATCCTTGCCTCTGAAAAACTTGATAATTTTGTCCAGGCTTGTACAAATATTCACctctaaaattttcatcgAGTCGGAAGATATAGCACAAAAACTAAAGTATTTGAATACTTTCAACTCTCAGGTCTACAACTGGAGACAATCTCTACCTGAATTCTTGCAATGGTCCAAAACACTCATCGATAACGATGACGTATCTACAGATCCCACCATATCTTACTTCTGGTATTGCTACTATATAGTTCGGCTTACCTTCAACAAGCCATTCATAGAAGACTCCCAAGAATCAGAAACGGTAGTTATAGAGATCATTGATGACTTGAAGACTTTGCTGGACAATTTCGGGAAGAAATTCGGAAACTATACGAAGGGAAATCTCTATCAGCTTTACTCATGCCTGTTGGCCATCAACTGTTTAAAGAAGCTAAAGGAAGTCCGTTCTAGTGAGCAAGACTCATGGAATGCACAGttggaattttttaatcatATCTTCTACACACAACTATATCCCGCATATGATCTGCCGAAAAAGCTGCAGGAGGATACCGAGCTGGAAacagaacaagaaaaccaaaTGTTGAATCAAGTTGGAAATATAAACTACACGCACGATTTCTCACTCTCCCACGAAATCGATGATCTGATCAGAGAGTTGTTTGGAGTGGGCACACCTCAAAAGCTCTGACCATTCTTGTACTTGTCATCTTTGCGTATCGGCGGCTAAAAGGCGATGCGGTGCACAGGCGCGGGGTCCCtgggaaaaagaaatgttcaaattaacatttctttttcttgttttgtGGCTCTTCTAGAAGGATTTTTAATCAGCATAGCCTGGgttaaaaattttaccGGATCTTATATATCTAGGACACTTCCTCTAGTTTAAATATTTAAGAAACATCATAGAGAATCAAAGCATAATAAACATTAGaagaaacatttttatCTCGACTGCGATGCTAGATAACATGCAATTTCATTCTCCTGCACCGGAACATCCTCAACTGAATGCGGGTATTAACGGAAATCCCGCTTCCCATAAACTAGGTTACAAATTACATCAGCAAGTACAGAAATTGGCTGTGGTCAGGAATAATATTGAAGAGAGATTGAACTCGATGGAATCCCCACATGGACAGATATCCGATGGTAACGTTGTCCGTGCTTTGGACGCAAGTGTCGATGACTACCTGATACCTTCACCTCCATTGTCGCCCAAGCTGAGACATTGCCCCATAATAAACCAATCTCAATTGATCGGTGTGAAAAGCGATCATAGGGAGCTCATCATGTTGACCCCCGTTTGGGAAGCAGGCTTGAACTCTCAGAAGTATAATCATAATACGAGGAATTTCTTATCGCAATATAGTTTCTTCCGAGATATGAAAACAACGAAAAGGATTCCTGCCAAGGAGAATAGGAGACTGAAAATGGTAAAGCCTGTTGCGAACTTGGAAGTACTGCCCAAGAGAAGGAGATACGACAGGAAGATTAAGAGAAGATCAAGGGAGCTGTACGGTGATGATGGAAACGGATCAGAAAACTATGACGAAGAAAGTGGTCAAGAAATTCCAGTTAGATCAGTGACTCCGATACGTCAAGTTAAGAAGTCTCTCCATACTATTTCTTCACCATTGGCCTCTCAAGGTGTAGTGAATAATGTCCCCAAGTATATTCCAAGCATGTCGTGGGAAAAGTTACCGGATTACTCTCCACCTCTGCATACTTTGCCCAATGgcaataataaagttttaaaAGTGGAATGGAAGGGCTCTTCAATGGACTTAAGTCAGGATCCTCTCAGACAGCGTTTGCATCCTGCAGAATTGGTTCTCGCACAGATCTTGAGACT harbors:
- a CDS encoding uncharacterized protein (similar to YOR338W) produces the protein MLDNMQFHSPAPEHPQLNAGINGNPASHKLGYKLHQQVQKLAVVRNNIEERLNSMESPHGQISDGNVVRALDASVDDYLIPSPPLSPKLRHCPIINQSQLIGVKSDHRELIMLTPVWEAGLNSQKYNHNTRNFLSQYSFFRDMKTTKRIPAKENRRLKMVKPVANLEVLPKRRRYDRKIKRRSRELYGDDGNGSENYDEESGQEIPVRSVTPIRQVKKSLHTISSPLASQGVVNNVPKYIPSMSWEKLPDYSPPLHTLPNGNNKVLKVEWKGSSMDLSQDPLRQRLHPAELVLAQILRLPCDLYLDSKRRFFLEKVHRFKKGLPFRRTDAQKACRIDVNKASRLFAAFEKVGWLQDKQFEKYL